The following proteins are encoded in a genomic region of Plasmodium cynomolgi strain B DNA, scaffold: 0420, whole genome shotgun sequence:
- a CDS encoding hypothetical protein (putative), giving the protein INAALSNNKCEYIYDPNIDLELWKNWKDLYDYLRDQKEIEGKINSDSYLCKIYPHYFSYIKGIYEKYKMECCSNKIRKCPKGIDFEEWCTGKNILTELECKHTQKVPEHGEQPSERDSAHSAEAADSRSHSPIAEIALSAQNRSIHNADITSNKENAYIIPSVVFSVVGGSSVLYLLYKVNINFYLKL; this is encoded by the coding sequence ATTAATGCTGCATTGTCAAATAATAAgtgtgaatatatatatgatccTAACATTGACCTTgaattatggaaaaattggaaagatttatatgattatttaaGAGATCAAAAGGAAATAGAAGGAAAAATCAATTCTGACagttatttatgtaaaatatatccacactatttttcttatattaaaGGGATATatgagaaatataaaatggaATGCTgttcaaataaaattagaaagTGTCCTAAAGGTATTGATTTTGAAGAATGGTGTActgggaaaaatattttaacagaATTAGAATGTAAGCATACTCAAAAAGTTCCTGAACATGGTGAACAACCTTCAGAAAGAGATTCTGCACATTCAGCGGAGGCAGCAGATTCGAGGTCTCATTCTCCCATTGCAGAAATTGCATTATCCGCTCAAAATCGTTCCATACATAATGCAGATATAACGTCCAATAAAGAAAATGCTTACATTATTCCTTCAgttgttttttctgttgtTGGAGGATCTTCAGTGCTTTACCTATtgtataaagtaaatataaatttttatttaaaatta